The following are from one region of the Marinomonas sp. CT5 genome:
- the rho gene encoding transcription termination factor Rho: MNLTDLKQKSVHELLEIASEMGLDNMARSRKQDVIFSILKRHAKGGEDIYGDGILEILQDGFGFLRSPDSSYLAGPDDIYVSPSQIRRFNLRTGDTIAGKIRPPKDGERYFALLKVNEINFDKPESVRNKILFENLTPLFPDERLLMEAGNGSTEDVTSRIIDLVAPMGKGQRALVVSPPKAGKTFMLQNIANAITRNNPECHLIVLLIDERPEEVTEMSRTVRGEVVASTFDEPPARHVQVAEMVIEKAKRLVEHKRDVVILLDSITRLARAYNTVIPSSGKVLTGGVDANALERPKRFFGAARNIEEGGSLTIIATALVDTGSKMDEVIFEEFKGTGNSELHLDRKIAEKRTFPAINIRRSGTRREDLLTSEDELQRMWILRKLLNPMEDVAATEFLIDRLKVTQTNDEFFESMKGKNK; this comes from the coding sequence ATGAACCTTACCGACTTAAAACAGAAATCAGTACACGAACTTTTAGAAATCGCATCGGAAATGGGCCTAGATAATATGGCTCGTTCTCGCAAACAAGATGTTATTTTCTCAATCCTAAAGCGTCATGCCAAAGGTGGGGAAGACATTTATGGTGACGGTATCTTAGAGATTCTTCAAGATGGCTTTGGCTTCCTTCGTTCACCGGACTCCTCTTATTTAGCGGGCCCTGACGATATTTATGTTTCTCCAAGCCAAATTCGACGCTTTAATCTTCGCACAGGCGACACTATTGCCGGCAAGATACGCCCACCTAAAGATGGCGAGCGATACTTTGCCTTATTAAAAGTAAATGAAATTAACTTTGATAAGCCCGAAAGTGTTCGTAACAAAATTCTTTTTGAAAACTTAACACCTTTATTCCCTGATGAACGTCTACTGATGGAAGCTGGTAATGGCTCTACTGAAGATGTGACATCTCGTATCATTGATCTAGTTGCCCCAATGGGTAAAGGTCAGCGTGCATTGGTCGTTTCTCCGCCAAAAGCGGGTAAAACCTTCATGTTGCAAAACATTGCGAACGCCATTACTCGCAATAACCCTGAATGTCATTTAATTGTGTTACTGATTGACGAACGTCCTGAAGAAGTAACCGAAATGTCTCGTACCGTTCGCGGAGAAGTGGTCGCCTCTACATTTGATGAGCCACCCGCTCGTCACGTCCAAGTGGCTGAAATGGTAATCGAAAAAGCAAAACGCTTAGTGGAACACAAACGTGATGTGGTTATTCTTTTAGACTCCATTACTCGTTTGGCACGTGCTTACAACACCGTTATCCCTTCTTCTGGCAAAGTACTAACCGGTGGTGTGGATGCCAACGCTCTAGAACGTCCAAAACGTTTCTTTGGTGCAGCTCGTAACATCGAGGAAGGTGGCAGCTTAACAATTATTGCAACGGCTCTTGTTGATACTGGCTCTAAAATGGATGAAGTTATCTTTGAAGAATTTAAAGGTACTGGTAACTCCGAGCTACACCTTGACCGTAAAATTGCAGAAAAACGCACTTTCCCTGCAATCAATATTCGTCGTTCTGGTACTCGTCGTGAAGACTTACTAACCTCTGAAGACGAACTTCAGCGTATGTGGATCCTGCGTAAATTATTGAATCCTATGGAAGATGTAGCCGCAACCGAGTTTCTAATTGATCGTCTTAAAGTCACTCAAACTAATGATGAGTTCTTTGAGTCCATGAAGGGTAAAAACAAATAA
- the amt gene encoding ammonium transporter translates to MADFYWLLVAAALVFMMQAGFLCLESGRIRSKNSINVAAKNISDFIISTTLFWLFGFGIMFGDSALGLFGTSDFLFDEQHTPWEVSFFIFQMMFCGTAATLTSGAVAERMTFIGYLAITVVLSAFIYPVVGHWAWSGVYPSTGPQGWLEALGFVDFAGSTIVHSVGGWVALAAIIIIGPRLGRFEEGIRLPPGNNLPLSALGTLLIWFGWIGFNGGSTLALTDDVPIIILNTFISAAWGALIAAGINYFRDGYVEVSFVLNGTIAGLVAITASCHVVSPGASVVIGGVSGGIVYYGSLLMERWRIDDALDVVPAHLFAGIWGTLSVAFFGQTEKIANGLSTFDQLWVQTLGVLVIGLYCFVISYIAMWLLNLWMPLRARKEHEEQGLNVAEHRATTELFDLLTSMQYQQNNADFSTRVPEEPFTEVGQIAKKYNQVIDRVSSEITQRDDALMRFQESEMRKSAILNSSMDCIVTINRFGSVMEFNPAAERTFGCLKRQVEGKSFIGLFIREEDRRKTFESLSSGFSSSGGLILNRRNPFRLQRSPNNDFPAEIAITKANDGSSKESEYTLHIRDMTRHMKLQERLKFLAYSDPLTSLYNRTYFMDSLISALLFATKQKTSVGLLFMDLDNFKIINDTLGHKAGDELLCEVARRLIAVSDECDVIARWGGDEFVLMMTEEVSESRLSKRAQKILQAMREPIHLNQQYFTIPTSIGIAYSKEQGLEADKLIQQADIAMYWAKEKGRDNAQFFTPEMSNIVTKKFGLEKEINEALALEQFSLVFQPKVLIEKNNILGLEALIRWNHPTKGYISPADFIPIAEESNLIIKIDEWVINQVLKQQKAWRDQGLRLLPIAVNLSGRHIVSDSVVSYISSKLAFYEIEGSLLEIEITEGVLLQDIQRCIEVMAELKALNIKISIDDFGTGYSSLSYLKRLPLDILKIDQSFVEECDSHTEDTKICETIIHLAHSLELVVVAEGVETAPQADMLKSLGCEIFQGYYFYKPMNHKEVAKLFIEPHLVEA, encoded by the coding sequence ATGGCAGATTTTTATTGGTTGTTAGTTGCTGCCGCATTGGTGTTTATGATGCAGGCTGGTTTTTTATGTCTAGAAAGTGGACGAATTCGTAGTAAGAACAGCATCAATGTTGCTGCGAAAAACATTTCTGATTTCATTATATCAACGACCTTATTTTGGCTTTTTGGCTTTGGCATCATGTTTGGTGACTCTGCTTTGGGGTTATTTGGTACGAGTGACTTTTTATTTGATGAGCAACATACACCTTGGGAAGTCAGCTTTTTCATCTTTCAGATGATGTTTTGTGGTACAGCAGCAACACTCACCTCAGGTGCTGTTGCGGAACGAATGACATTTATCGGTTACCTAGCAATCACAGTAGTTTTAAGTGCGTTTATTTATCCAGTCGTTGGACATTGGGCTTGGTCAGGTGTTTACCCCTCAACAGGGCCGCAGGGTTGGCTTGAAGCGCTTGGATTTGTCGACTTTGCGGGTTCTACTATTGTTCACTCTGTTGGTGGATGGGTGGCATTGGCTGCGATTATCATTATTGGGCCTCGGCTTGGGCGATTTGAAGAAGGCATTCGTTTGCCTCCGGGTAATAATCTTCCATTATCAGCTTTAGGCACGCTATTAATTTGGTTTGGTTGGATTGGTTTTAATGGTGGTAGTACATTAGCGCTAACTGATGATGTACCAATAATTATCCTTAACACCTTTATTTCAGCGGCCTGGGGAGCTCTTATTGCTGCCGGCATTAATTACTTCCGAGATGGTTATGTTGAAGTGAGCTTTGTGCTGAATGGCACAATTGCAGGACTAGTGGCTATTACTGCTTCATGTCATGTCGTTTCACCTGGAGCTTCGGTGGTTATTGGCGGTGTTTCTGGGGGAATTGTTTATTACGGAAGTCTGCTGATGGAGCGTTGGCGTATAGATGATGCCCTCGATGTTGTGCCTGCGCACTTGTTTGCTGGTATTTGGGGGACCTTGAGTGTTGCTTTTTTTGGTCAGACAGAAAAAATTGCTAATGGTTTGAGTACATTTGATCAGCTTTGGGTGCAAACGTTAGGCGTGCTAGTGATTGGCCTTTATTGCTTTGTAATCAGTTATATTGCTATGTGGCTGTTGAATCTTTGGATGCCATTGCGAGCCAGAAAAGAACACGAAGAACAGGGACTGAATGTTGCCGAGCATAGGGCGACAACGGAATTGTTTGATTTGCTGACTTCGATGCAATACCAACAAAATAATGCTGATTTCTCGACACGGGTACCAGAAGAGCCTTTTACCGAAGTGGGGCAGATTGCGAAAAAATACAATCAAGTAATTGACCGAGTCAGTAGTGAAATAACACAACGAGATGATGCTTTGATGCGTTTTCAAGAGAGTGAAATGCGTAAATCCGCCATTTTAAACTCTTCTATGGATTGTATTGTTACGATCAACCGTTTCGGCTCAGTTATGGAATTCAACCCTGCCGCAGAGCGAACATTTGGTTGTTTAAAAAGACAGGTGGAAGGAAAAAGTTTTATTGGCTTGTTTATACGTGAAGAAGATAGACGAAAAACGTTTGAAAGCCTGAGCTCTGGTTTTTCGTCATCAGGTGGTTTGATCTTGAATCGGCGCAATCCATTTCGCTTACAGCGTAGTCCAAATAATGATTTTCCTGCCGAAATTGCCATTACCAAGGCCAATGATGGATCGTCAAAAGAGAGTGAATACACACTTCATATTAGAGATATGACGCGACACATGAAGCTGCAAGAACGTCTGAAATTTTTAGCCTACAGTGACCCGTTAACCAGTCTATATAATCGAACGTATTTTATGGACTCGTTAATAAGCGCATTGCTTTTTGCTACTAAGCAAAAGACCTCTGTCGGGCTATTATTTATGGATTTGGATAATTTCAAAATTATCAACGACACTTTAGGGCATAAAGCGGGTGATGAGCTACTTTGCGAAGTAGCGAGACGTTTGATCGCTGTTTCAGATGAATGTGATGTCATTGCCCGATGGGGTGGTGATGAGTTTGTGTTGATGATGACAGAGGAGGTCAGTGAAAGTCGCCTTTCTAAACGAGCGCAAAAAATTCTACAAGCAATGCGAGAACCTATTCATTTAAATCAACAATATTTTACGATACCAACCAGTATTGGGATTGCTTACAGCAAAGAGCAAGGGTTAGAGGCCGATAAACTAATTCAACAAGCCGACATTGCTATGTATTGGGCTAAGGAAAAAGGCCGAGATAACGCACAATTTTTCACACCTGAAATGTCGAATATCGTGACAAAAAAATTCGGTTTAGAGAAAGAAATTAATGAGGCGCTTGCATTAGAGCAATTTTCTTTGGTATTTCAGCCTAAAGTCTTGATAGAAAAAAATAATATTCTTGGTTTAGAGGCGTTGATTCGCTGGAACCACCCAACAAAAGGGTATATTTCTCCTGCCGACTTTATTCCCATTGCGGAAGAGTCCAATTTAATTATTAAAATTGATGAATGGGTTATTAATCAGGTTCTCAAACAACAAAAAGCATGGCGAGACCAAGGCTTACGGTTGCTTCCTATCGCAGTGAATCTTTCTGGTCGTCACATCGTGTCAGATTCAGTTGTGTCTTATATCTCAAGTAAATTAGCATTTTATGAGATTGAAGGTTCTTTGTTAGAAATTGAAATCACGGAAGGCGTACTTTTACAGGATATTCAGCGCTGTATTGAAGTAATGGCTGAATTGAAAGCACTAAACATTAAAATATCCATCGATGACTTTGGTACTGGCTATTCATCATTAAGCTATTTGAAGCGATTGCCTCTGGATATTTTAAAAATTGATCAGTCATTTGTAGAAGAATGCGATAGTCATACCGAGGACACAAAAATTTGTGAAACCATTATTCATTTAGCTCACAGTTTGGAATTGGTGGTAGTCGCGGAGGGTGTTGAAACCGCTCCGCAAGCTGATATGTTGAAGTCATTGGGCTGCGAGATTTTTCAAGGGTATTATTTCTATAAACCTATGAATCACAAAGAGGTCGCTAAGTTATTTATTGAGCCTCATCTTGTGGAGGCTTAG
- a CDS encoding NAD(P)H-flavin reductase has product MKEITATVNNVELINQNVYQITLITEDLTFTAGQYVMIMLPTGEQVPYSIGSAPHELPYLTLYILAPDATSLANKVIEHVQSNKTIRIKAPGGDCHLANGILESNPEHILLLAGGTGFAQIKSLFSALVEQNFSGNVSFYWGLRTANDVFSQDWLEEAHKYSPFTLDVIVNEKGDNWQGRSGWLYEAVLADHPDLSNSVAFLCGSVGMVYGTLDQLEPKGLRAERCFSDVFAYAPHPDKPVL; this is encoded by the coding sequence ATGAAAGAGATTACCGCGACGGTAAACAATGTTGAATTGATCAACCAAAATGTTTATCAAATCACCTTAATAACAGAAGACCTGACCTTCACCGCAGGCCAATATGTCATGATAATGCTACCAACAGGAGAGCAGGTACCCTACTCTATTGGCAGCGCCCCACATGAACTACCTTATTTAACACTATATATTCTAGCTCCTGACGCAACGTCACTTGCTAATAAAGTGATTGAGCATGTTCAATCCAACAAGACGATTAGAATAAAAGCACCAGGCGGTGACTGCCACTTAGCAAATGGCATTTTAGAGTCCAACCCTGAGCATATTTTATTGCTTGCAGGAGGCACCGGTTTTGCTCAAATAAAAAGTCTGTTTAGTGCTTTGGTAGAACAAAACTTTTCAGGGAACGTTTCTTTTTATTGGGGCTTAAGAACCGCTAATGATGTATTTTCCCAAGACTGGCTTGAAGAAGCACACAAGTACTCTCCCTTCACGCTAGATGTTATCGTCAATGAAAAAGGTGATAATTGGCAAGGTAGAAGTGGCTGGTTATATGAAGCTGTTTTAGCAGATCACCCAGACCTCAGTAATAGCGTCGCTTTTCTCTGTGGCTCAGTTGGAATGGTCTATGGCACTTTGGATCAATTAGAACCAAAAGGTTTACGTGCAGAGCGTTGCTTTTCTGACGTATTTGCTTATGCCCCACACCCAGATAAACCGGTACTCTAA
- a CDS encoding YfcL family protein translates to MTITFAERADQLCDRLRDMEHQAEEGDQLFYCAYLLGLLGLHSSVEGEGREEFDHAFAEILQETLQTEGVESTDQENIKALWDEVSSAA, encoded by the coding sequence ATGACAATAACCTTTGCTGAGCGCGCCGATCAGTTGTGTGACAGATTACGAGATATGGAACATCAAGCAGAAGAAGGTGATCAGCTATTTTACTGTGCATACCTTTTAGGGCTTTTGGGTCTACATAGTAGTGTGGAAGGTGAAGGGCGAGAAGAATTTGACCATGCTTTCGCTGAGATACTTCAAGAAACTCTTCAAACTGAAGGTGTAGAAAGTACTGATCAAGAGAATATTAAAGCACTGTGGGACGAAGTGAGTTCTGCAGCTTAG
- the ppx gene encoding exopolyphosphatase, with protein sequence MQSLFLQQSHDFPFEKIAAIDLGSNSFHMVIAQVTHGQLRITGEFGDKVQLAAGLDDQGVLDEESQQRGLDCLAQFAQVIEDMPAGSVRVVGTNALRVAKNRYDFIGKAMDIMSHPVEIIAGREEARLIYVGVSKTMDHGDSKRLVVDIGGGSTEFIIGQQLEPILTESLHMGCVSFKQRFFADGSITKSNFQKAVTAARLELLSIQDDYLDEKWDVAIGSSGTIKAVFNIAKENNWSKKGITPKVLKQIQKALFAAGHADNIELSGLKPERKGTFAAGMAILTAVFECFDVKQMDFSLGALREGVLHDIMGRYADSDIRERTVNYMLNQYHIDTEQAKLVTHTALSALAQVKDDWGLNSISSEDLLRWAGLLHEVGAGISHSRYHKHGAYIIRESDMPGFSQQEQQALANLILRHRRKFTQSLDYRFTKSDQQDLDRLSILLRLAILLHHDRKEGDMPIFTLKADNKSLHAEFLPGWLDSRPLTLANLQREAESLIANGYTLTFS encoded by the coding sequence ATGCAATCACTTTTTTTGCAACAATCTCACGACTTTCCTTTTGAAAAAATAGCTGCCATAGATTTAGGCTCAAACAGCTTTCATATGGTGATCGCGCAAGTAACACATGGTCAATTACGAATTACAGGTGAATTTGGCGATAAAGTTCAGCTTGCGGCTGGTTTAGATGATCAGGGAGTGCTTGACGAGGAATCGCAGCAAAGAGGATTAGACTGTCTGGCGCAATTTGCTCAAGTCATAGAGGACATGCCAGCAGGTTCAGTACGCGTGGTTGGTACAAATGCTTTACGAGTCGCTAAAAATCGCTATGACTTTATTGGAAAGGCCATGGATATCATGAGTCACCCTGTAGAGATCATCGCAGGTCGAGAAGAAGCTCGACTTATTTATGTTGGTGTATCGAAAACCATGGACCACGGTGACTCTAAACGTTTAGTGGTTGATATTGGTGGTGGTAGTACGGAGTTTATTATTGGGCAGCAATTAGAGCCAATTCTTACTGAAAGTTTGCATATGGGGTGTGTCAGCTTCAAACAGCGCTTTTTTGCGGATGGCTCAATTACAAAATCAAATTTTCAAAAAGCGGTTACTGCAGCTCGGTTAGAGCTTCTTAGTATTCAAGATGATTATTTGGATGAAAAATGGGATGTCGCCATTGGCTCTTCTGGTACGATCAAAGCGGTATTTAATATTGCCAAAGAGAATAATTGGAGCAAAAAAGGTATCACTCCTAAAGTTCTCAAACAAATTCAAAAAGCATTGTTTGCGGCTGGACACGCAGACAATATAGAGCTTTCTGGCTTGAAACCCGAACGTAAGGGGACTTTTGCGGCTGGTATGGCTATTTTAACTGCCGTATTTGAGTGTTTTGATGTTAAGCAGATGGACTTTTCTCTTGGAGCACTAAGGGAAGGCGTCTTACATGACATTATGGGGCGCTATGCTGACTCGGATATTCGTGAGCGCACCGTCAATTATATGTTGAATCAGTATCATATCGATACAGAGCAGGCTAAATTGGTCACTCACACTGCATTATCTGCATTGGCACAGGTCAAAGATGACTGGGGTTTAAACAGCATCTCTAGTGAGGATTTATTGCGTTGGGCAGGGTTGCTCCATGAAGTTGGTGCTGGTATTTCTCATAGTCGATATCATAAACATGGTGCTTACATTATTAGAGAGTCTGATATGCCAGGCTTTTCTCAACAAGAGCAACAAGCTCTTGCTAATCTGATTTTGAGACACCGCCGTAAGTTTACTCAATCGTTGGACTATCGTTTTACGAAAAGTGATCAACAGGATCTAGACAGACTGTCTATTTTATTAAGGCTAGCCATTTTACTGCATCATGATCGAAAAGAAGGCGATATGCCAATTTTTACATTGAAAGCAGATAACAAAAGCCTTCATGCAGAGTTCTTGCCTGGATGGTTGGACAGTCGGCCTTTGACACTAGCTAACCTTCAGCGTGAAGCTGAATCTCTAATCGCCAATGGTTATACATTGACGTTTAGTTAA